In Wenzhouxiangella sp. XN24, the following are encoded in one genomic region:
- a CDS encoding radical SAM protein, with amino-acid sequence MAEQGNPVHDELLVTHPDAVVLQRKGVLYAGRLSGSVAWIPLAGPDLVLLFPFLSGATPAEAACALMTGELSGYMPAPPPLNNVVARVDQLQKSAVLQPGAQRGDAGRVLQLPAPGQPAPDSLTASFRLPANFLLRLVPGGFEVWNAARDRSYRLGLDLALLLVAFGQGQSLKSVVRECRAVGDPAARRRAVQWLVDERLVVPGRVSSSATPDVAEDAGRGRDRPVGPETASWRTLEPDGRIPVYFVPHMENHYPLALGMIFSALSAHDGGALLERYQLLPISFHPTPKDMFDGPYRKFGPGIWLFSNYMWSMQKNLAVSEAIKGYDPRNLTVHGGPSTPGYDKACRAFMARYPSVDIAVHGEGEVTITEVFSHLERSDDGGIRYRPEVLSDVSGISFRLPGEDKEAIARSLPRPRLRALDQIPSPYLQGVFDGYEGRVDAAIVETNRGCPFACTFCDWGSATNGKVVKFDMDRTRGEIEWIGRNRVRVLWIADANFGMLRRDTEIAEWIVDVKRRYGFPQEVVVNYTKNATSRLADIIKTFTEGQIISQGIISIQTSDARTLDVINRENIKTDKYDELIGVFDEAGLPLSTDLMIGLPGITVAAFDQDLQRYIDADVQVKAYPTQLLPNSPMADPEYIEKYRIEVDENDFLVSCFSYSRDELKRMKAIYEVYVATEGYGALRYVMRFLQWEHGKRAIDFLHELNDAVRRDPGRFPSITWVLAFFNTNKCMPGGWRRFYDEVRRFIREDCGIEPDAALEVVLRANELAMPDESVVYPRRERLRHDFVAWFRDHNVRVGRPEVVRPLASYPPGTFEVDDPDGMASIDLEYQQYDSHQYFWELRSAVARSQSSADIKGKRPSFSAMAS; translated from the coding sequence ATGGCCGAACAAGGAAACCCGGTGCACGACGAACTGCTGGTCACTCACCCGGACGCCGTGGTGCTGCAACGCAAGGGCGTGCTGTACGCGGGGCGGCTGAGCGGCTCGGTGGCGTGGATCCCCCTGGCGGGCCCGGATCTCGTCCTGCTGTTTCCCTTCCTGTCGGGCGCTACGCCCGCCGAGGCCGCGTGCGCCCTGATGACGGGTGAACTGTCGGGCTATATGCCGGCCCCACCGCCCCTGAACAACGTCGTCGCCCGCGTGGACCAGCTGCAGAAATCGGCCGTGCTGCAGCCCGGTGCGCAGCGGGGCGACGCCGGGCGCGTGTTGCAGTTGCCGGCGCCGGGCCAGCCTGCGCCCGACAGCCTGACCGCTTCGTTCAGGCTGCCGGCGAACTTCCTGCTCCGGCTGGTCCCGGGCGGGTTCGAGGTCTGGAACGCGGCCCGGGACCGGAGCTACCGGCTGGGCCTCGATCTTGCCCTGCTGCTGGTCGCGTTCGGCCAGGGACAGAGCCTGAAGTCCGTGGTGCGCGAATGCCGGGCCGTGGGTGACCCCGCGGCGCGGCGCCGTGCCGTGCAGTGGCTCGTCGACGAGCGGCTGGTCGTGCCGGGCCGCGTGTCGTCGTCGGCGACGCCGGACGTCGCGGAGGACGCCGGCCGGGGCCGTGATCGCCCGGTGGGGCCCGAAACGGCCAGCTGGCGGACCCTCGAGCCCGATGGCCGCATCCCGGTCTACTTCGTGCCGCACATGGAGAACCACTACCCGCTGGCCCTCGGGATGATCTTCAGCGCGCTCTCGGCGCATGACGGGGGCGCATTGCTGGAGCGTTACCAGCTGCTGCCGATTTCCTTTCATCCCACGCCGAAGGACATGTTCGACGGCCCCTACCGTAAATTCGGCCCGGGGATCTGGCTGTTCTCCAACTACATGTGGTCCATGCAGAAGAACCTGGCGGTCTCCGAGGCCATCAAGGGGTACGATCCGCGCAACCTGACCGTGCACGGGGGGCCCAGCACGCCCGGATACGACAAGGCCTGCCGCGCTTTCATGGCCCGGTATCCGTCCGTGGACATCGCGGTGCACGGCGAGGGCGAGGTCACGATCACGGAAGTGTTCAGCCACCTGGAGCGGAGCGATGACGGCGGGATCCGCTATCGCCCGGAGGTCCTGTCCGACGTGTCGGGCATCTCCTTCCGCTTGCCCGGCGAGGACAAGGAGGCGATCGCCCGATCGCTGCCCCGGCCGCGGCTGCGCGCGCTGGACCAGATTCCCTCGCCCTACCTGCAGGGGGTGTTCGACGGCTACGAGGGGCGGGTGGACGCCGCGATCGTCGAGACCAACCGGGGATGCCCGTTCGCCTGCACGTTCTGCGACTGGGGTTCGGCGACGAACGGCAAGGTGGTCAAGTTCGACATGGACCGGACCCGGGGCGAAATCGAATGGATCGGCAGGAATCGCGTTCGCGTCCTGTGGATCGCGGATGCGAATTTCGGCATGTTGCGCCGCGACACAGAGATCGCGGAGTGGATCGTGGACGTCAAGCGCCGCTACGGCTTTCCCCAGGAAGTGGTGGTCAATTACACGAAGAACGCCACCAGCCGCCTGGCGGACATCATCAAGACGTTCACCGAAGGACAGATCATCAGCCAGGGGATCATCTCGATCCAGACCAGCGACGCCCGGACGCTCGACGTGATCAACCGGGAGAACATCAAGACGGACAAGTACGACGAGCTGATCGGCGTGTTCGACGAGGCGGGCCTGCCCCTGTCCACCGACCTGATGATCGGCCTGCCGGGCATCACCGTGGCCGCCTTCGACCAGGACCTGCAGCGCTACATCGACGCCGACGTCCAGGTGAAGGCCTACCCGACGCAGCTTTTGCCGAACAGTCCCATGGCGGACCCCGAGTACATCGAGAAGTACCGGATCGAAGTGGACGAAAATGACTTTCTCGTCTCCTGCTTCAGCTACTCCCGGGACGAGCTCAAGCGGATGAAGGCGATCTACGAGGTCTATGTCGCCACCGAGGGCTACGGCGCCCTGCGCTACGTGATGCGCTTCCTGCAGTGGGAACACGGCAAGCGGGCCATCGATTTCCTGCACGAGCTGAACGATGCGGTGCGGCGCGATCCCGGCCGTTTCCCGTCGATCACCTGGGTCCTGGCCTTCTTCAACACCAACAAGTGCATGCCGGGCGGCTGGCGGCGCTTCTATGACGAGGTCCGGCGGTTCATCAGGGAGGACTGCGGGATCGAGCCGGATGCCGCGCTGGAAGTCGTCCTGCGGGCCAACGAGCTGGCCATGCCCGACGAGTCCGTCGTCTATCCGCGGCGCGAGCGACTCCGGCACGATTTCGTCGCCTGGTTCCGCGACCACAACGTCCGCGTGGGCCGCCCGGAGGTGGTCCGGCCACTGGCGAGCTATCCCCCCGGGACATTCGAGGTGGACGACCCCGACGGCATGGCGAGCATCGACCTTGAATACCAGCAGTACGATTCGCACCAGTACTTCTGGGAGCTTCGTTCAGCCGTCGCGCGCTCGCAGTCGAGCGCCGACATCAAGGGGAAGCGGCCGTCGTTCAGCGCCATGGCGTCCTGA